The following proteins are co-located in the Cupriavidus pauculus genome:
- a CDS encoding homoserine dehydrogenase, which produces MNPIKVGLLGIGTVGSGTFNVLQRNQEEIRRRAGRGIEIAVVADLNTERARELTGGAVDVVADANDVVTRPDIDIVVELIGGYGVARELVLKAIENGKHVVTANKALLAVHGNEIFEAARRKGVIVAFEAAVAGGIPIIKALREGLTANRIQWIAGIINGTTNFILSEMRDKGLDFDTVLKEAQQLGYAEADPTFDIEGIDAAHKVTLMSAIAFGMPVQFDRAHVEGITRLSAIDIKYAEELGYRIKLLGITRRREEGVELRVHPTLVPASRLIANVEGAMNAVLVQADAVGATLYYGKGAGAEPTASAVIADLVDVTRLHTADPNHRVPHLAFQPDELSSVPVLPIDEVTTSYYLRMRVADQTGVLAEITRILAEGGISIDAMLQKESREGEPQTDIIILTHLTREKQINVAIRSIEALQTVLSPVTRLRMEELN; this is translated from the coding sequence ATGAATCCCATCAAAGTCGGCCTTCTCGGCATCGGTACCGTCGGTAGCGGCACGTTCAACGTGCTCCAGCGCAATCAGGAGGAAATCCGCCGCCGCGCGGGCCGCGGCATCGAGATTGCCGTGGTGGCCGACCTCAACACCGAGCGCGCCCGCGAGCTGACCGGTGGCGCCGTGGACGTGGTGGCCGACGCCAACGACGTGGTGACGCGCCCGGACATCGACATCGTGGTGGAGCTGATTGGCGGTTACGGCGTGGCACGCGAGCTGGTGCTCAAGGCCATCGAGAACGGCAAGCACGTGGTCACCGCCAACAAGGCGCTGCTGGCCGTGCACGGCAACGAGATCTTCGAGGCCGCGCGCCGCAAGGGCGTGATCGTGGCGTTCGAGGCGGCCGTGGCCGGCGGCATCCCCATCATCAAGGCGCTGCGCGAGGGCCTGACCGCGAACCGCATCCAGTGGATCGCCGGCATCATCAACGGCACGACGAACTTCATCCTGTCCGAGATGCGCGACAAGGGCCTGGACTTTGACACGGTACTGAAGGAAGCGCAGCAGCTTGGCTACGCCGAGGCCGACCCGACGTTCGACATCGAGGGCATCGACGCCGCGCACAAGGTCACGCTGATGAGCGCCATCGCGTTCGGCATGCCGGTGCAGTTCGACCGCGCGCACGTGGAAGGCATCACGCGCCTGTCGGCCATCGACATCAAGTACGCCGAGGAACTGGGCTACCGCATCAAGCTGCTGGGCATCACGCGCCGCCGCGAGGAGGGTGTGGAGCTGCGCGTGCACCCGACGCTGGTGCCGGCATCGCGCCTGATCGCCAACGTCGAGGGCGCCATGAACGCCGTGCTGGTGCAGGCCGACGCCGTGGGCGCCACGCTGTACTACGGCAAGGGCGCCGGTGCCGAGCCGACCGCATCGGCCGTGATCGCCGACCTGGTGGACGTGACCCGCCTGCACACGGCCGACCCGAACCACCGCGTGCCGCATTTGGCGTTCCAGCCCGACGAGCTGTCGAGCGTGCCCGTGCTGCCGATCGACGAGGTCACGACGTCGTACTACCTGCGCATGCGCGTGGCGGACCAGACCGGCGTGCTGGCCGAGATCACCCGCATCCTGGCCGAAGGCGGCATCAGCATCGACGCGATGCTGCAGAAGGAATCGCGCGAAGGCGAGCCGCAGACCGACATCATCATCCTGACGCACCTGACCCGCGAGAAGCAGATCAACGTGGCCATCCGCAGCATCGAGGCGCTGCAGACCGTGTTGTCGCCGGTCACCCGCCTGCGCATGGAAGAACTGAATTAA
- the thrC gene encoding threonine synthase, which yields MKYQSTRGHDMPQSFSEILLGGLAPDGGLYLPKQYPQVTADELEAWRKLPYADLAFEVLSRFCDDIPADDLRALTRKTYTPEVYCNARPGDNTADITPLRTLGEEGGTRLQLLGLSNGPTLAFKDMAMQLLGNLFEYALKRAGLKLNILGATSGDTGSAAEYAMRGKEGIRVFMLSPHRKMSAFQTAQMFSLQDPNIFNIAIEGVFDDAQDIVKAVSNDHAFKARQRIGTVNSINWARVVAQVVYYFKGWLLATDGPGQKVSFCVPSGNFGNVCAGHIARMMGLPIDKLVVATNENDVLDEFFRTGTYRVRTAAQTYHTSSPSMDISKASNFERFVFDLLGQDAGKLAELFRDVDTKGGFSFAGKPEFDRIRQFGFVSGRSTHDDRLATIRDVHQRYGVTIDTHTADGVKVAREHLAAGVPMVVLETALPAKFADTIREALGREPERPAAFDGIEQLPQRFEVMPADADQVKAYIARHTGL from the coding sequence ATGAAATACCAGTCGACGCGCGGCCACGACATGCCGCAATCGTTCTCGGAAATCCTGCTCGGCGGCCTGGCCCCGGATGGCGGCCTGTACCTGCCGAAGCAGTATCCGCAAGTCACCGCCGACGAGCTCGAAGCCTGGCGCAAGCTGCCGTACGCCGACCTGGCGTTCGAGGTGCTGTCGCGCTTCTGTGACGACATCCCGGCCGACGACCTGCGCGCGCTGACGCGCAAGACCTACACGCCCGAGGTGTACTGCAACGCCCGCCCCGGCGACAACACGGCGGACATCACGCCGCTGCGCACGCTGGGCGAGGAAGGCGGCACCCGGCTGCAGTTGCTGGGCCTGTCGAACGGGCCGACGCTCGCGTTCAAGGACATGGCGATGCAGTTGCTCGGCAACCTGTTCGAGTACGCGCTGAAGCGGGCCGGGCTGAAGCTGAACATCCTGGGCGCCACGTCGGGCGACACCGGCAGCGCGGCCGAGTACGCGATGCGCGGCAAGGAAGGCATCCGCGTCTTCATGCTGAGCCCGCACCGCAAGATGAGCGCGTTCCAGACCGCGCAGATGTTCAGCCTGCAGGACCCGAACATCTTCAACATCGCCATCGAGGGCGTGTTCGACGATGCTCAGGACATCGTCAAGGCCGTCTCGAACGACCACGCGTTCAAGGCGCGCCAGCGCATCGGCACCGTGAACTCGATCAACTGGGCCCGCGTGGTGGCGCAGGTGGTCTACTACTTCAAGGGCTGGCTGCTGGCCACCGACGGCCCGGGCCAGAAGGTGTCGTTCTGCGTGCCGTCGGGCAACTTCGGCAACGTCTGCGCCGGCCACATCGCCCGCATGATGGGCCTGCCGATCGACAAGCTCGTGGTGGCCACGAACGAGAACGACGTGCTCGACGAGTTCTTCCGCACCGGCACGTACCGCGTGCGCACGGCGGCGCAGACGTACCACACGTCGAGCCCGAGCATGGACATCTCGAAGGCGTCGAACTTCGAGCGCTTCGTCTTCGACCTGCTGGGCCAGGACGCCGGCAAGCTGGCCGAGCTGTTCCGCGACGTGGACACCAAGGGCGGCTTCAGCTTCGCGGGCAAGCCCGAGTTCGACCGCATCCGCCAGTTCGGCTTTGTCTCGGGCCGCAGCACGCACGACGACCGCCTGGCGACGATCCGCGACGTGCACCAGCGCTATGGCGTGACGATCGACACGCATACCGCCGACGGCGTGAAGGTGGCGCGCGAGCACCTGGCCGCCGGCGTGCCGATGGTGGTGCTGGAAACGGCGCTGCCGGCCAAGTTCGCCGACACGATCCGCGAGGCGCTGGGCCGCGAGCCCGAGCGTCCGGCGGCCTTCGACGGCATCGAGCAGTTGCCGCAGCGCTTCGAGGTCATGCCGGCCGACGCCGATCAGGTCAAGGCGTACATCGCACGGCACACGGGCCTGTAG